The Arachis hypogaea cultivar Tifrunner chromosome 16, arahy.Tifrunner.gnm2.J5K5, whole genome shotgun sequence genome contains a region encoding:
- the LOC112754362 gene encoding AT-hook motif nuclear-localized protein 7, whose amino-acid sequence MEPLKEGVFSGSTGNTNSDTPVTTQFPPQVMNLNFGNLGGGPQPPPLPPQPQPQPPREQPQAPPGTATMSPATTGTGGASGQGSLELFGKKKRGRPRKYDSEGNLRVPNQPPPGFSLTPGSGSEFSSKRGRCSSAKSHASGSWNLLSSLGLLGSTTGTDFTPHVVTVHAGEDVAGKIFSIAQKGPMGICILSANGAISKATLRQPGSSGGLLTYEGRFELLSLSGSFTVPDSSAAIPSSGLSVSLAGPDGRVIGGGVAGLLTAATPIQIVVGSFMPNGQKPQKRKYTRQPVASHAASGPMATVSAAGPISRSNPGGENPLGSLSQLPDQGQRESVSASNDKLNLDDTLNGDNWNDTEDFSDHRPSPDINISLPDE is encoded by the exons ATGGAACCACTTAAGGAGGGTGTGTTTTCCGGTTCAACCGGGAACACAAACTCCGATACACCGGTAACTACCCAGTTTCCACCCCAGGTGATGAACTTGAACTTTGGAAACCTTGGAGGAGGACCgcaaccaccaccactaccaccacaaCCGCAACCACAGCCACCACGGGAACAACCACAAGCGCCACCAGGCACAGCTACAATGTCACCGGCAACAACAGGAACAGGTGGTGCTTCGGGGCAAGGGAGTTTGGAGTTGTttgggaagaagaagagagggagaccAAGAAAGTATGACTCTGAAGGGAACCTCAGGGTGCCAAACCAACCACCACCGGGATTCTCTCTAACTCCGGGTTCGGGTTCAGAGTTTTCATCAAAACGGGGTCGTTGCAGTAGTGCAAAATCACATGCTTCTGGAAGCTGGaaccttctttcttctttgg GCTTGCTTGGAAGCACAACTGGTACTGATTTTACACCTCATGTTGTGACAGTTCATGCTGGAGAG GACGTTGCTGGAAAGATTTTCTCGATTGCACAGAAGGGTCCTATGGGAATATGCATTCTTTCTGCAAATGGAGCTATATCTAAAGCTACCTTGCGCCAACCTGGTTCTTCTGGTGGCCTATTAACATACGAG GGTCGATTTGAGCTTTTATCCTTGTCTGGATCATTCACAGTCCCGGATAGTAGTGCTGCAATTCCTTCTAGTGGATTGAGTGTCTCACTGGCTGGCCCTGATGGTCGCGTGATAGGAGGGGGTGTTGCTGGTTTATTGACAGCTGCTACCCCAATCCAG ATTGTAGTGGGAAGCTTCATGCCAAATGGTCAAAAGCCCCAAAAAAGGAAATATACCCGTCAACCGGTAGCCTCTCATGCTGCTTCAGGACCTATGGCAACAGTATCAGCTGCAGGACCTATCTCACGATCAAATCCTGGTGGTGAAAATCCTCTGGGATCTTTATCTCAGTTGCCAGACCAAGGTCAGAGAGAATCAGTCAGCGCATCGAACGATAAACTGAATTTAGATGATACGCTTAATGGTGATAATTGGAATGATACTGAAGATTTTTCGGATCATAGGCCGTCCCCAGACATCAACATATCTTTGCCTGATGAATAG